One region of Populus trichocarpa isolate Nisqually-1 chromosome 4, P.trichocarpa_v4.1, whole genome shotgun sequence genomic DNA includes:
- the LOC7453609 gene encoding auxin-responsive protein SAUR50, whose translation MSKCNKIRHIVRIQQMLKRWRRKARVTGGATSSRTAAPSDVPAGHVAVCVGASCKRFVVRATYLNHPIFKNLLVEAEEVYGFKTAGPLAIPCDEAVFEEILRVVSRSDPSKMGRFFNLEDLKRCCHVGMRKNIKLLGESRPLLHG comes from the coding sequence ATGTCCAAGTGCAACAAAATCCGGCACATTGTAAGAATCCAGCAAATGCTTAAACGGTGGCGTAGGAAGGCAAGAGTGACTGGAGGAGCAACGAGTTCACGCACCGCTGCACCATCTGATGTCCCAGCGGGCCACGTGGCAGTCTGTGTTGGAGCCAGCTGCAAGAGGTTTGTTGTACGTGCGACGTACCTTAACCATCCCATTTTCAAAAACTTGCTCGTGGAAGCCGAGGAAGTGTACGGTTTCAAAACCGCTGGGCCGTTAGCTATCCCATGCGACGAGGCTGTCTTTGAAGAGATTCTCCGGGTCGTATCGAGATCGGACCCCAGCAAAATGGGtcgtttttttaatcttgaggATCTTAAGAGATGCTGCCACGTGGGCATGAGGAAAAATATTAAGCTTTTGGGTGAATCAAGACCGTTGCTTCATGGTTAG